The genomic DNA GCGTCTTCGACACGCTCAAGGCGGTCGTCAGGCTGACGCTCGGCCGCCTGCGGTCGCAGTTCGAGGCCGAGTCGCAGCCCGCGGAACGCCCCGAGGCGCCGCCCCCCCCGCCTCCGCCGCCGCCCGCGGCGAAGGTGTTCGCGCCCAGCGCGCCGCCCCCGCCGCCTCCCCAGCCCGCGCCGACGCCCGCCCCCGCGCCGGCGCCGGCCGAGGAGCCCGGGGAGGCGGAGGAGCCCGGGGAGGCCGAGGAGCCCTTCGACGAGTTCGACCTCGAAGGGTACCGCGGGGCGTACCCCGGCGAGGAGACCGCCGCCGCGACGACGTCCGACGCCGGGATGGTGGAGGAGACGGCGGCGCCACCTCCGGGAGGCTTCGGGGGCGCCGTGGACCGCGCGCGCGAGTTCGAGATGTTCTCGGCCGGAGGCGACGAGGGGCCGGGCTACGGCGTCGAGCCCGCGGCCGAAGCGCCGGCGGAGGCGGCCCCGGGGTACGGGTGGGCGGGAACCGGCCCGGCGGGGGAGGCGGACGCCGGCGAACCGCCGGCGTGGGCGCGGGCCATCCAGGAGGAGTTGCAGTCGCTGCGGGGGGAGAACGCGCGGCTGCGCGCCGCGCTCGCGGCCCTCGCGGGGACGATCGAGAGCCAGATCGTCGCGCTGGAGGCGGGGCGGGAGGAGCTGCGGCGGGCCGCCGGCGAGCCGGCGGCGGGGGAGGAGCAGGCATGACGCAGAACCGCTGGACGTACCGCAAGGCCGGCGTCGACATCGCCGCGGGCAACGAGGCGGTGCGACTGCTCGCGCCGTATGCCGCCGCCACGCGCCGCCCGGGGGTCCTCGGCGGCATCGGGGGCTTCGGCGGGCTGTTCGCCCTGCCGCGGCGCCTGAAGCGCCCGGTGCTGGTCGCCTCGACCGATGGCGTCGGCACGAAGCTCAAGATCGCCTTCGCGCTCGATCGCCACGACACCGTCGGCATCGACCTCGTGGCGATGTCGGTCAATGACGTGCTCGTGCAGGGCGCGGAGCCGCTGTTCTTCCTCGACTACGTCGCCTGCGGGCGGCTGCGCCCGGGGCGGATCGCCGAGATCGTCAAGGGCGTCGCGGAGGGGTGCCGCCAGGCCGGCTGCGCGCTGCTCGGCGGCGAGACGGCGGAGATGCCCGGCTTCTACGCCCCCGGCGAGTACGACCTGGCGGGGTTTGCCGTGGGTGCCGCCGAGCGCGGGCGGCTCATCGACGGCAGCCGGATCCGCCCCGGGGACGTCCTCCTGGGTCTGCCCTCGAGCGGCCTGCACAGCAACGGCTACAGCCTCGCGCGCGCCGTGGTCGAGGACCGCTGCGGCCCCCGCTGGTGGCGGCGCGCGCTGCCCGGCGACGGCCGCAGCCTCGGCGAGGCGCTGCTGGCGCCGACGCGCATCTACGTTCGGCCGGTGCTGGGACTGTTCGCGAAGTTCCCGGTGCACGGGCTCGTGCACCTGACCGGCGGCGGCTGGACCGAGAACATCCCGCGGGTGCTGCCGCGCGGGTGCGCCGCGGCGGTCGACCTCGGCTCCTGGCCGGTGCCGCCGCTGTTCTCGTTCCTCGAGCGCGAGGGGCGGATCGGGCGCGAGGAGATGCTGCGCACCTTCAACCTCGGCGTCGGGATGATCCTGGTCGTGCGGCCGGGGGCGGCCGAGGACGTCGCGCGGGCGCTGCGCCGTCGCGGCGAGGCCTGCCACCGCGTCGGCGAGGTCGTGCGCGGCGCGCGTCGGGTGCTCTACCGCGGGCGCTGGCCCGGCGAAGGCGCGGGGGGGCGGCCGTGAGCGCGGGGAAGCTCGCCCTCGGCGTCCTCGCCTCGGGGCGGGGCTCGAACCTGCAGGCGATCCTCGATGCGGCGGCGGCCGGACGCCTCGACGTGCAGGTGCGCGCGGTGGTCAGCGACGTCGCCGACGCGTACGCCCTCGAGCGCGCCCGCGCCGCGGGCGTGCCCGCCGTCTTCGTCGACCCGCAGGGGCCCGGCGGCAAGGCGGGCTTCGAGGGACGGATCGTCGAGCGGCTGCGCGAGCACGGCGTCGACACCGTGGCGCTCGCCGGCTACATGCGTGTCTGCGGCCCGGTGCTGCTCGCCGCGTTCCCCGGGCGAATCGTCAACATCCACCCCTCGCTGCTGCCGTCGTTTCCCGGCCTGCACGTGCAGCAGGCGGCCATCGACCACGGCGCCCGCTTCTCGGGGTGCACCGTGCACTTCGTCGACGCCGGCGTCGACACCGGCCCGATCATCGCGCAGGCGGTGGTCCCGGTGCTCGACGCGGACACCGAGGAGAGCCTCGCGGCGCGCATCCTGCGGCAGGAGCACCGCGTCTTCCCGCTCGCGCTGCAGCTGCTGGCCGAGGGGCGCCTGCGCGTCGCCGGCCGGCGGGTGCTCGTCGAGGGGCGGGGGCCGGCGCCGGAGACGGCAGCGCTGCTGAATCCCCCGCCGGACGCGTGATCCCGCTCCGCGACACGGTCCCGACCCGGACCTTCCCCGGGGTGACGG from bacterium includes the following:
- the purM gene encoding phosphoribosylformylglycinamidine cyclo-ligase → MTQNRWTYRKAGVDIAAGNEAVRLLAPYAAATRRPGVLGGIGGFGGLFALPRRLKRPVLVASTDGVGTKLKIAFALDRHDTVGIDLVAMSVNDVLVQGAEPLFFLDYVACGRLRPGRIAEIVKGVAEGCRQAGCALLGGETAEMPGFYAPGEYDLAGFAVGAAERGRLIDGSRIRPGDVLLGLPSSGLHSNGYSLARAVVEDRCGPRWWRRALPGDGRSLGEALLAPTRIYVRPVLGLFAKFPVHGLVHLTGGGWTENIPRVLPRGCAAAVDLGSWPVPPLFSFLEREGRIGREEMLRTFNLGVGMILVVRPGAAEDVARALRRRGEACHRVGEVVRGARRVLYRGRWPGEGAGGRP
- the purN gene encoding phosphoribosylglycinamide formyltransferase — protein: MSAGKLALGVLASGRGSNLQAILDAAAAGRLDVQVRAVVSDVADAYALERARAAGVPAVFVDPQGPGGKAGFEGRIVERLREHGVDTVALAGYMRVCGPVLLAAFPGRIVNIHPSLLPSFPGLHVQQAAIDHGARFSGCTVHFVDAGVDTGPIIAQAVVPVLDADTEESLAARILRQEHRVFPLALQLLAEGRLRVAGRRVLVEGRGPAPETAALLNPPPDA